TTTCACGAGAGGCTGGATTCGTAGTCGGCGTAGCCGAACTCGCGGACGGTTCGGATGGACCCGTCGAGTTCGCGCACGGCAATGGAGGGCATCGCCACGCCGTTGAACCAGTTCTTCTTCACCATGGTGTAGCCAGCCGCGTCCTGGACCGAGACGCGGTCGCCGACTTCGAGCGGGGCCTGAAAGCGGAAGCTGCCGAAGATGTCTCCCGCCAGGCAGGACTTGCCGCAGACCATGTATTCGAAGGGTCCGGTGTCAGGCGCGATCCTGGCATCCTGCCTGTAGATCAGCAGATCCAGCATGTGCGCTTCGACCGAGGCGTCGACGATCGCCAGCTTCCGGCCGTTGTCGAACGTGTCGAGCACCGTCACTTCGAGCGTCGCGCTGTCGGTGATCGCGGCCTCGCCTGGCTCGAGGTAGACTTGGGCGCCGAATTTCTCGGAGAAGCGCCGCAGGCGTTCGCACAGCGCGTCCAGCGGATAGCCGTCTGCTGCAAAGTGGATGCCGCCGCCCAGGCTTATCCAGTCGGCGTAGTGCAGCAGGTCGCCGTACCTCGCTTCGATCCGGTCGAGCATCTGGGAAAACAGCGCGAAGTCGCCGTTCTCGCAGTTGTTGTGGATCATGAAGCCGTTGATCCGGTCGAGGACGGCTTCGATCCTGCCCGGGTCGGTTTCGCCGAGGCGACTGAACGGACGCGACGGATCGGCAAGATCGAAGTGCGACGCGCTGATGCCCGGGTTGAGCCGAAGCCCGCAGGCGAGGCCGCCCACGCGCGCGCCGAAGCGATCAAGCTGGCCGATCGAGTTGAAGATGATCTTGTCGGCAAGCATCGCCGCTTCGTCGATCTCGTGGTCAGCCCAGGCGACGCTGTACGCGTGGGTTTCGCCTCCGAAGCGGGTTCGCCCAAGCCTGACCTCGTTAAGCGAGGAGGAGGTCGTGCCGTCCATGTAGGGGCGCATGAAGTCGAACACGCCCCAGGCCGCGAAACACTTCAGTGCAAGCAGCGCCTTCGCACCGGACTTCTCGCGCAGGTAGGCGATCCGCTCGAGGTTGCGGAGCAGCCTGGACTTGTCGATGAGATAGTGCGGGGTCTTCGTCATGGCTGGCCCTTGCCTTTCCGGATTGCCGACATCTTCAGCGGATCGACCACGGCGAGGCCGAGCGCCCGCCTCTTCATCGCGCGCGCCGCCAGAGACACGTTGACCGAAACCTTCGCCGCGTAGGATTCGGCGAAGGACCGGAGCGGGATGTCGGACGGTCCCTGCCTCATCCCAGGGGAGCGCTCGGAGAACCTGTCGGGAGCAGGGTGGAAGCGACCGTCGGCGACAGTCCCGATCCACTCGCAGACG
The nucleotide sequence above comes from Aquibium microcysteis. Encoded proteins:
- a CDS encoding carboxynorspermidine decarboxylase, whose protein sequence is MTKTPHYLIDKSRLLRNLERIAYLREKSGAKALLALKCFAAWGVFDFMRPYMDGTTSSSLNEVRLGRTRFGGETHAYSVAWADHEIDEAAMLADKIIFNSIGQLDRFGARVGGLACGLRLNPGISASHFDLADPSRPFSRLGETDPGRIEAVLDRINGFMIHNNCENGDFALFSQMLDRIEARYGDLLHYADWISLGGGIHFAADGYPLDALCERLRRFSEKFGAQVYLEPGEAAITDSATLEVTVLDTFDNGRKLAIVDASVEAHMLDLLIYRQDARIAPDTGPFEYMVCGKSCLAGDIFGSFRFQAPLEVGDRVSVQDAAGYTMVKKNWFNGVAMPSIAVRELDGSIRTVREFGYADYESSLS